One window from the genome of [Clostridium] celerecrescens 18A encodes:
- the pdaA gene encoding delta-lactam-biosynthetic de-N-acetylase — protein MVFLLFLCAFLAGHLGAMMVEQHRAVETAADGNWGLSFQQEGQPPVANATMDYLKQYNAYYAEKTPDKVLYLTFDAGYENGNTAAILDALKKHNAPATFFVVGNYIETAPELVKRMVAEGHIVGNHTYHHPDMSKISSKEAFEKEIKDLENLFEQTTGQPMKQYYRPPQGKYSEANLKMANDIGYKTFFWSLAYVDWYQDKQPTKEEAFKKLLGRIHPGAVVLLHSTSSTNAQILDELLTKWEEMGYQFKSLDQLVAQ, from the coding sequence ATGGTATTCCTGCTTTTCCTCTGCGCCTTTCTGGCCGGCCACCTTGGAGCCATGATGGTCGAACAACACAGGGCCGTGGAGACTGCTGCAGATGGAAACTGGGGGTTAAGTTTCCAGCAGGAAGGGCAGCCGCCGGTAGCCAATGCTACCATGGACTATTTGAAACAGTACAATGCCTATTACGCTGAAAAAACCCCGGATAAAGTTCTTTATCTGACCTTTGATGCCGGATACGAAAACGGAAATACCGCTGCTATACTGGATGCATTAAAGAAACATAATGCCCCGGCCACCTTTTTTGTAGTAGGAAATTACATAGAGACTGCTCCGGAGTTAGTAAAGCGTATGGTTGCAGAAGGCCATATCGTAGGCAATCATACCTATCACCATCCGGATATGTCTAAGATATCTTCAAAAGAAGCATTTGAAAAAGAGATTAAGGATTTAGAGAACCTTTTTGAACAGACTACCGGACAGCCCATGAAACAATACTACCGTCCGCCACAGGGGAAATACAGTGAGGCCAATTTAAAAATGGCGAATGATATAGGCTACAAAACCTTTTTCTGGAGCCTTGCCTACGTTGACTGGTATCAGGATAAGCAGCCCACAAAGGAAGAAGCCTTTAAAAAGCTTTTAGGCAGGATCCATCCCGGCGCTGTCGTGCTCTTACACAGCACCTCCAGCACCAACGCCCAGATTCTTGATGAATTGCTGACGAAATGGGAGGAAATGGGCTATCAGTTCAAGTCTCTGGATCAGCTGGTGGCTCAGTAG
- the arcC gene encoding carbamate kinase, whose translation MAKKRIVLALGHHALGTNLPEQKKAVAETSKVIADFIEAGWQVAVTHSNAPQVGMIHTAMNEFGKLHDGYTSAPMSVCSAMSQGYIGYDLQNGIQAELAKRGIYKSAATILTQMMVNPYDEAFYTPMKSVGRFMSAEDAKEEEEKGNYVEEVPGKGFRRVVASPKPVSIVEIDIIKAVMDADQIVIACGGGGIPVMEQGYRLKGASAVIEKDRAAGLLAKEIEADVLMILTNVDNVTLNYGTSDERPISQMSLEEAEGYIQEGQFESGSMLPKIEASVDFLQNGKNRKAIITSLDKAEASLEGKAGTVIQSF comes from the coding sequence ATGGCAAAAAAACGTATTGTCCTGGCTTTGGGACATCATGCATTGGGAACAAATCTTCCGGAACAGAAAAAGGCAGTTGCCGAAACATCAAAAGTAATCGCAGATTTTATTGAGGCCGGCTGGCAGGTGGCAGTCACCCACAGCAATGCTCCGCAGGTGGGCATGATCCACACAGCTATGAATGAATTCGGTAAACTTCACGACGGCTATACTTCTGCGCCCATGTCCGTATGCTCTGCCATGAGCCAGGGTTACATCGGTTATGATCTGCAAAATGGCATTCAGGCAGAACTTGCAAAACGCGGCATTTACAAATCTGCCGCCACCATTTTGACACAGATGATGGTAAACCCTTATGACGAGGCTTTTTACACCCCCATGAAGTCTGTGGGACGTTTTATGTCCGCGGAAGATGCAAAAGAGGAAGAAGAAAAGGGGAACTATGTGGAGGAAGTGCCCGGCAAAGGCTTCCGCAGAGTCGTGGCTTCTCCTAAGCCTGTATCCATTGTGGAAATAGACATCATAAAGGCCGTTATGGATGCAGACCAGATCGTCATCGCCTGCGGAGGCGGCGGCATACCGGTGATGGAACAGGGATATCGCTTAAAGGGCGCCAGCGCAGTCATTGAAAAGGACCGGGCGGCCGGACTGCTTGCAAAGGAAATCGAAGCCGATGTGCTCATGATCCTTACTAACGTTGACAATGTTACTCTGAATTACGGAACATCTGATGAACGTCCCATCAGCCAGATGAGTCTGGAGGAAGCAGAAGGCTACATTCAGGAAGGACAGTTTGAATCAGGCTCTATGCTCCCAAAAATAGAAGCCTCCGTGGATTTTTTGCAAAACGGCAAAAACCGGAAAGCCATCATTACCTCTCTGGACAAAGCAGAAGCAAGTCTGGAAGGTAAAGCAGGTACGGTAATACAATCTTTTTGA
- a CDS encoding CPBP family intramembrane glutamic endopeptidase — protein MISIILHLILPMFFYTAMTTVLYLYLNLGPLEATALSAILVSPVLYYFYSADQRRRGAQASPGFNLHGCLIYILIFGSSLCILGNYIVNILGLTEISVSYKEAENNLYSASFPLQLLASGFMIPFAEEIIFRGLGFAALKEKLPFWLSAALSAALFGLYHGNLPQGAYAFLIGLAVAWLYEISGTLLAPYLFHVSANLLSLLVVNTERLNSLFYTDRRPVLAAASAVVSAICAIRIYQKNNFKEDVV, from the coding sequence ATGATATCAATCATCCTGCATCTGATCCTTCCCATGTTTTTTTATACAGCCATGACGACAGTTTTATATTTATACTTAAACTTAGGCCCATTGGAAGCCACCGCCTTATCCGCCATTTTAGTCTCCCCCGTGCTATATTACTTTTATTCCGCAGACCAAAGGCGCCGTGGAGCCCAAGCTTCCCCAGGATTTAATCTTCATGGCTGCTTAATCTATATCTTAATATTTGGATCATCCTTATGCATCCTCGGCAATTATATAGTGAATATACTTGGACTAACTGAAATATCCGTGTCCTATAAGGAAGCGGAAAATAACTTATATTCTGCGTCCTTTCCCCTTCAGCTCCTTGCTTCCGGCTTTATGATCCCTTTTGCAGAAGAGATCATATTCCGTGGACTGGGTTTTGCCGCGCTTAAGGAAAAGCTACCCTTTTGGCTGTCTGCAGCCTTATCCGCAGCTCTTTTCGGGCTTTACCATGGAAATCTTCCCCAGGGAGCTTATGCTTTTCTCATTGGCCTGGCAGTTGCCTGGCTGTATGAGATTTCAGGAACATTGCTGGCCCCTTATCTATTTCATGTATCAGCAAATTTACTGTCGCTCTTGGTAGTGAATACTGAGCGTTTGAATTCTTTGTTTTATACAGACCGGAGGCCGGTTTTGGCGGCCGCATCAGCGGTGGTGTCTGCCATTTGTGCAATCCGCATTTATCAGAAAAACAATTTTAAGGAGGATGTTGTGTGA
- a CDS encoding glycosyltransferase family 2 protein produces the protein MKLLSVAIPCYNSESYMRHCIDSLLPGGDEVEILIVDDGSTKDHTAEIADEYERNYPEICRAIHQENGGHGAAVNAGLKNATGIYFKVVDSDDWVDESAYKEILDTLRRFVYGEETLDMLISNFVYEKQGAARKKVMNYRTALPKNEMFSWDEVKVFLLGHYILMHSVIYRTELLIQCGLELPMHTFYVDNIFVYQPLPHVRTMYYLDVNFYRYFIGRDDQSVNESVMIGRIDQQIKVTKLMLGYYDVMKIKQRKLRHYMVRYLEIMMTISSILAIKSDNDENMEKKKELWQHLRKQNLPLFLRLRWGFMGQGVNLPGKSGRKFPITIYKMTQKFFGFN, from the coding sequence GTGAAACTTTTATCTGTAGCAATTCCATGTTACAACTCTGAGTCCTATATGAGGCACTGTATTGATTCTCTGCTGCCGGGAGGCGATGAGGTTGAGATCCTTATTGTGGATGACGGATCTACCAAAGACCATACAGCAGAAATCGCGGATGAATATGAAAGAAATTATCCGGAAATCTGCCGGGCGATCCATCAGGAGAACGGCGGCCATGGCGCGGCAGTCAATGCTGGCTTAAAAAATGCCACTGGAATTTATTTTAAGGTGGTAGACAGCGATGACTGGGTGGACGAGTCTGCTTATAAGGAAATTCTGGATACTTTGCGGCGATTTGTTTATGGGGAAGAGACCCTGGATATGCTGATCAGCAATTTTGTATATGAAAAGCAGGGAGCAGCCCGGAAAAAAGTCATGAATTACCGCACCGCCCTTCCTAAGAATGAGATGTTTAGCTGGGATGAGGTCAAGGTGTTCCTGCTTGGGCATTATATTCTCATGCATTCGGTGATTTACCGGACAGAGCTTCTGATACAATGCGGTCTGGAACTTCCCATGCACACTTTTTATGTGGATAATATATTTGTTTACCAGCCGCTGCCTCACGTAAGAACCATGTATTATTTGGATGTAAACTTCTACAGGTACTTTATCGGTAGAGATGACCAGTCTGTAAACGAATCGGTCATGATCGGCCGCATTGACCAGCAGATCAAGGTGACAAAACTAATGCTTGGCTATTACGATGTAATGAAGATCAAGCAGCGTAAGCTGCGTCATTACATGGTGCGGTATTTGGAGATCATGATGACCATATCCTCCATCCTTGCAATTAAGTCAGATAATGATGAAAATATGGAAAAGAAAAAGGAATTATGGCAACATCTACGCAAGCAGAACTTACCGCTGTTCCTAAGGCTTCGGTGGGGCTTTATGGGTCAGGGAGTCAATCTCCCTGGAAAAAGCGGAAGGAAATTCCCTATTACGATCTATAAAATGACCCAGAAATTTTTCGGTTTTAACTAA
- a CDS encoding phosphatase PAP2 family protein, translating to MKNLLHRYRHVWILGYAFIYIPWFIYLEKSVTNHYYIMHVALDDLIPFNEYFIIPYLLWFVYIASAILFFFYTDVKDYYRLCTMLFTGMTISLVICTVFPNGTDFRPVIDPGKNICSDIVAVLYSTDTCTNVFPSIHVYNSICVHIAVLHSERLRKYRSVKTGSLILMISISLATVFLKQHSAFDGLGSLVMAYVMYHFVYSDSFVPSREKVTEKAIS from the coding sequence ATGAAAAATCTGCTTCACAGGTACAGGCATGTCTGGATCCTCGGCTACGCCTTTATCTATATTCCGTGGTTTATTTACCTGGAAAAGTCGGTGACTAACCACTACTATATCATGCATGTTGCTTTAGACGACCTGATTCCTTTTAATGAATATTTCATTATTCCATATCTTTTATGGTTTGTTTATATAGCTTCTGCTATTTTATTCTTTTTTTATACTGATGTAAAAGATTATTACAGACTGTGTACCATGCTGTTTACTGGGATGACCATCAGTCTGGTGATCTGCACCGTGTTTCCAAACGGTACGGATTTCCGACCAGTGATTGATCCAGGGAAAAATATCTGCTCAGATATTGTAGCGGTTCTTTATTCCACGGATACTTGTACCAATGTATTCCCCAGTATCCATGTTTATAACTCTATTTGTGTACACATTGCAGTCCTTCACAGTGAACGATTAAGAAAATACCGTTCAGTGAAGACCGGTTCCCTGATCCTGATGATTTCCATCAGCCTTGCAACTGTTTTCTTAAAACAGCATTCTGCCTTTGACGGTCTTGGTTCATTGGTTATGGCCTATGTGATGTACCACTTTGTATACTCTGACTCCTTTGTTCCCAGCAGGGAGAAAGTTACCGAAAAAGCAATCAGTTAA
- a CDS encoding COG2426 family protein — protein sequence MLQKYMTVFLISMVPLIELRGAIPYATVMGLPLFQSYIVAILGNMLPVPIIYLFARKVLEWGADKPVIGGFFSWCLEKGKRGGEKLQAKAGQGLFIALLLFVGVPLPGTGAWTGTLAASLLDIDFKSSILAVMGGVLVAGVIMGLASAGVLGALQSVIF from the coding sequence ATGTTACAAAAATATATGACCGTTTTCTTAATCTCCATGGTTCCGCTGATAGAGCTTCGCGGTGCAATTCCATATGCAACAGTGATGGGACTTCCGCTTTTTCAGTCCTATATCGTTGCGATTCTTGGAAATATGCTTCCGGTACCTATCATATACCTGTTTGCCAGGAAGGTTCTGGAATGGGGAGCAGATAAGCCAGTGATCGGCGGCTTTTTTTCCTGGTGCCTGGAAAAAGGAAAGCGTGGCGGCGAAAAACTGCAGGCGAAAGCTGGACAGGGGTTGTTTATTGCACTTTTGTTATTTGTGGGAGTTCCCCTTCCGGGAACAGGTGCCTGGACCGGCACTTTGGCAGCCAGCCTGCTTGATATTGATTTTAAATCCAGTATTTTAGCCGTGATGGGAGGCGTCCTGGTGGCAGGAGTTATTATGGGACTTGCCAGTGCAGGAGTTTTAGGGGCGCTTCAGTCCGTGATTTTCTAA
- a CDS encoding NUDIX domain-containing protein has translation MERRNEEGLTEKEFLLQYRPGNYERPSVTVDMLIFAVDEEEMETEALFIKRKNHPCIGQWAIPGGFVNVDESLEAAAARELEEETGLKAICLEQLYTWGSVKRDPRTRVISVSYMAAVPKNQLTPKAGDDAEEACWFQVKKKKLSELENGATYALTIENEEEHIFMSYRITETYERQGMMWKKETEIDLLPAIDVLDQEKLAFDHAEILNVAMDRLEELEKEYSDQIF, from the coding sequence ATGGAACGAAGGAATGAAGAGGGATTAACGGAAAAAGAGTTTCTTTTGCAGTATCGTCCGGGGAATTATGAACGCCCGTCGGTGACCGTGGATATGCTGATTTTTGCGGTGGATGAGGAAGAGATGGAAACTGAAGCTCTTTTCATTAAGCGGAAAAACCATCCATGCATCGGACAATGGGCGATTCCGGGAGGTTTTGTAAATGTGGATGAATCCCTGGAGGCCGCAGCAGCCAGGGAGCTGGAGGAAGAGACTGGGTTAAAAGCTATTTGTCTGGAACAGCTCTATACATGGGGGAGCGTGAAGCGTGATCCCAGAACAAGAGTCATTTCAGTATCCTATATGGCCGCAGTACCTAAGAATCAGCTGACTCCAAAGGCCGGAGATGATGCCGAAGAAGCCTGTTGGTTCCAGGTGAAGAAAAAGAAGCTCTCTGAACTGGAGAATGGAGCCACCTATGCGCTTACCATTGAAAATGAAGAGGAACATATTTTTATGAGCTATCGGATTACCGAAACCTATGAGCGTCAGGGAATGATGTGGAAAAAGGAAACGGAGATCGATCTTTTGCCGGCCATTGATGTGCTGGATCAGGAAAAGCTGGCATTTGACCATGCTGAGATCTTAAACGTTGCAATGGACCGTTTGGAAGAATTGGAAAAAGAATATAGCGATCAGATTTTTTAG
- a CDS encoding serine hydrolase yields the protein MAKKSCRLWSLVISISILASIPSYGETPLIQPFPGTAGQTESGSVPSGNTSGEIGPGVGAGTGGGSTQTGNTPNTGGTLPADIKQPAIQSEGAILMDASTGTLLYSKNGETRYYPASITKLMTALLVAEKCNLSETVTFSKAATTNLESGAVTLGLTEGDKLTVEQSLYGLMLKSANEVANGLAEHVSGSVSAFSALMNARAKELGCTGTNFVNPNGLNSSSHYTTPHDMALIARAAYQNDTVKKISSTLSYQIPATKKASARTVTMGHKMLNPGDSRYYPGVIGGKTGFTSLAGNTLVTCVEKNGVRLIAVIMKSKSTHYEDTKSLLDYGFALKAAGGTAQASSQGWVQDGTKWYYGKQDGNKACNEWQNINGVYYWFGTDSYMAASRWVESNGKWYYLGANGAMLKDTITPDGYRLDSSGAWMR from the coding sequence ATGGCAAAAAAATCATGCAGGCTATGGAGCCTGGTAATCAGTATCAGCATTCTGGCGTCAATACCATCATATGGTGAGACGCCCCTAATACAGCCGTTTCCGGGAACCGCGGGACAGACAGAGTCGGGAAGCGTGCCGTCGGGAAACACGTCTGGTGAGATCGGACCTGGAGTCGGCGCCGGAACCGGCGGGGGAAGTACTCAGACGGGAAACACTCCCAATACCGGAGGAACATTACCTGCTGACATAAAACAGCCGGCCATTCAATCGGAAGGTGCGATCCTTATGGATGCATCTACAGGAACCCTGCTTTATTCAAAGAACGGGGAAACAAGATACTATCCTGCCAGCATTACAAAGCTTATGACTGCCCTACTTGTTGCAGAAAAGTGTAATTTGTCAGAAACAGTGACATTCTCAAAGGCTGCCACCACAAACCTGGAATCAGGTGCGGTGACGCTGGGACTTACGGAGGGGGACAAGCTGACGGTAGAGCAGAGCCTCTACGGACTCATGCTAAAGTCTGCCAATGAAGTGGCCAATGGTCTGGCAGAGCATGTTTCAGGAAGTGTCAGCGCGTTTTCTGCCCTGATGAATGCCCGGGCAAAGGAGCTTGGCTGTACTGGAACCAATTTTGTCAACCCCAATGGACTTAACAGCTCCAGCCATTATACCACACCTCATGATATGGCCCTTATTGCCAGAGCTGCTTATCAGAATGATACGGTGAAAAAGATATCCTCTACCTTAAGTTACCAGATACCGGCCACAAAGAAGGCTTCGGCCAGAACAGTGACTATGGGGCATAAGATGCTTAATCCGGGAGATTCCAGATATTATCCGGGAGTAATAGGAGGTAAGACAGGCTTTACTTCCCTGGCCGGCAATACCTTAGTCACCTGTGTGGAAAAGAACGGCGTCCGGCTGATTGCGGTTATCATGAAGAGTAAATCCACTCATTATGAGGATACAAAATCTCTGCTTGATTATGGATTTGCCTTAAAGGCTGCCGGGGGGACAGCACAGGCTTCTTCCCAGGGCTGGGTCCAGGACGGGACGAAATGGTATTACGGAAAGCAGGATGGTAATAAGGCCTGCAACGAGTGGCAGAATATAAACGGAGTGTATTACTGGTTTGGTACTGATTCTTATATGGCGGCAAGCCGATGGGTGGAGAGCAATGGAAAATGGTATTATCTGGGAGCCAATGGAGCCATGCTTAAGGATACCATTACGCCCGATGGATACCGCCTGGACTCTTCCGGAGCCTGGATGCGGTAG
- a CDS encoding helix-turn-helix domain-containing protein, which yields MIVYDRLWETMKKKNISQYHLIKYCKVSAGQIGRLKKNNFVSTHTIDMLCRILDCDVEEIMEYRADISEATLMSECEADTKQDNAPSEDLA from the coding sequence ATGATTGTTTATGACAGACTATGGGAAACCATGAAAAAGAAAAACATCAGCCAGTATCATCTGATAAAGTACTGCAAGGTCAGTGCCGGGCAAATCGGGCGGCTTAAGAAAAATAACTTCGTTTCCACTCATACCATTGATATGCTCTGCAGGATTCTGGACTGCGATGTCGAAGAAATCATGGAATACCGGGCCGATATAAGCGAGGCCACCCTGATGTCAGAATGCGAAGCGGATACAAAACAGGACAATGCTCCTTCAGAGGATTTGGCATAG